The Lathyrus oleraceus cultivar Zhongwan6 chromosome 5, CAAS_Psat_ZW6_1.0, whole genome shotgun sequence genome includes the window TTTTCATCACATGATTCCTTAGAAGcgaatttatttttattttgtagATTTAAAATcacaattttatttttattttgtagATTTAAAATCACAATTTTTAAATCATAACTATCTGATCTTAATCGGACGACTGTCACCGCTTAAATACATGACTCTGCAACTACACATTTGAAATTTTCAAGGATTTTGACGTATTCACAATCGCATCTGACTGCAATTTCAGTTGCATTTGTTGAATTTGACTATAATTTTCTGTATTCCGATTACCTAAACTAGATGTGATAACAAAAATTCAAACAAGTAACagttttttttttcttccttAAATATCGCTGTCCTTGTTTCCTTTCTTATATCACACGCCACCAAATTTTTTTTTCCATGCTTTGAAATTTATGTCAATTCTGAGAATTTTCATGTAAGTTTCCCTAGTACTATAGGGAAACAGTCACTGAGATGGGTACAAAAAACTCTTATTCATCAAATGATTGCATGGTTTCAGAAGAATATATGTTTTGAACAATTCTTATGATCTTCACAAACATAGATCCTATATTACAAAATACTAAATTTTTATGCTAACACATAGGTCCCTTGTCTAGATTGTTACAAGTACAAGTTGGTAACATTATGCATTAATGTTCTTCTGCACTTAATAAGGATGCAAAGAAATGTTGAAAACTTATACAGAAATACATGGTTTTACTTCAAAACGAATTCATAAAAAAGCCTAAAAACCAAAACCTACGATCATACATACGTCGGAGTTAGGTCTTATGTCTCGGAAATTCGGTTGAGAGGGAAGTAAAACCAGACGAAAAGTTGTTATTTGTCCGATTCGAACTCGAATTCTCTTGAAGGATTCGAGTTTAACTAAAATTTGTTAACTACTAGAGAAATTGATTAGACTAAAGTGGTATTATAACCAAGAAGATGGACCCTCTCAACCTTCTTGTTTGTGCAGCTTTCTATGATGACATGACAACAACATAGTACATGGTTATGTTATGTCCTTAAGAAGACTGATTCTCCAGTACAATGTGTCAGTGTCCCTTCCAAGCTTCCTTATTTTCTCAAAAAAACAATACTTTCTCTTTTCATCTCTTTGTTTTGTTTGGATTATGTTCATCTCTCAAACACAACTTGACATGTAGTTGGTGTGAAACATGAATCACACATACACAAAAATTTGAAGAAATCATATTGATTGGTTTCATCCTATAATGAAGTAAAGAGACATCTCATCTCATGATTATGGTTACACCTAAGATGTGATTTTGTAACAAAATAATAATTGAAGAACTATTCATgaaatataaaaaagaaaaaaaaaacaagattCATTGGACAAAGAGACTTTTTTCCTCTTCTTTCATTTATGGAAAGGTAAATGATAGCAAATATTTAGAATTTGAAGACAAAGTTAACATGAGAAGTAAAGAAGAGAAAAAGGATGTTGACCATTTCATGGTAAGACTAAGAAATTCACTTTTACAAATAAAACCAAGCTATGTATTTTAccttgtttgaaatgattcaaATTTCAAAACCCATGTTGTAAATTTGTGAAGCTAAACCACCCACATAGCAAGTTTCAATCTTTTACACAAGAATTGATTATTTCTTCCTCAAGAACTTGATTGTGAGAGTCTAGGTGAAGAGAGAGGGAAGAGAGGCAAAAGCTGTGGCTCTGAGTCTCTTGGTGTAGTAATAGGAGAGGGGTGCAAATAGAAACCTTTTTCAGCTATAGCTTTATCTTCTTCGGAGGATGAATTTCCCAATGAAGGTGAAGATTTATCAAAAGGGTCATCATTCAATGGTGTGACAGGGCTAAGAGCAAGAGAAGGAAAATCAAGCAAGCTCGGAGAGAGAATCTCTTGTTGatactgttgttgttgtttccTAGGTAAAACATTTGGCATGAGGGTGTTGAGCATAAGAACACTGTTCTTGAGACTGTTCCTTCTCTCATATAACTTGAAACCTTGTTTCTTTGGTGCTGTTTTGATTGGAGGTATGTTGAAGTTTCTTGTTGGATGTTGAGGTAGATCTTGATTTGGTCTTGTTGTggttgaggttgttgttgttgtcgttgtgGTGGTCGAGGTTGTTGTTTCTGATGAACCTGTTAACATTTGAACAACTTGTTTGAAAGTTGTTGTATCAGCTTGAACAAAGGTTGTAGGGTAAGGATTTGAATCAGATCTAGGGATTGTTTTTGGAGTGAGAGGTGGTGTTTGAATTTGGATTCCATTGTTGCTGTTGCTGCTACTCATACAGTTACTTACATTGCTTTTTGGTGAGTTCATGGGAGATGGATTCTCCCTTTCATGGTGAAATCTAGAACTGATTTCCATTGATGAGAGGGGAGAAAGAGGGAGAGATTTCTCTCTCTTTGAAAAAAAGAATTGTGTGTAAAGGAAAAGAAAAAGGGTTAGGGGTGGTTTGGGTGGAGATTGGACAAGAAATGTGAAAGAGGGAAGGGTTGCTTATTGTGTGACCTTGTTTTGTTTTCTTGTGCTTCTTCTCTTTCTATATACTactattttctttttttcttatACTACTATTCAAACTTTTCTTTTTTTAATCAAAGGTTGATATTCATCTTTAACAATTTTCTTTACACCATTTCTTTATATTATAAAAGAACCTTAACTTGCTATATGTTTATAAGATTTGAATATCAATTTTTATATTCACATATTCAAATAATTCATTTTACTTATTTTTAAATAGATAAAAcaattttttatatattatttgACCTATTTTGTAATAAATACTTATATATAAGTCAATCTACCAATTTTAAGTGTTTAAAtatgatttatttaattaaatatatttataaaaaaatatactaattttttattaaaaatattagaTCAGACTATATCAAACTTAAATAATATATCAGCCCATAAATCTATGTAAGTCAGTCGATTAAGGCTATTTTCATTCCTATCTATTAAAGACCGATTATTACAAAATCAACTTTATCGTTTATTAAAATCAATTCTAGATACTACAAATATGTTAAATGAGAGATTTTTTTTATCATATTAGAGAGAAAAAGAATGCGCAATTATTATAAAAATAGAAACCAATAGAAATGAGAAATTAGAGTAATGAGAATGGTGATATTTTAGTTTAGTCTTAAAATATAAATGTGGCATTGACTTGAGAACCAAACCATGAGACTAATGTAAACTTTGATGGGATTGGTGATGAATGAGAATACCAATTATTCATTGAGTCTAAGATTGTGGCTTTGTAACAGCGCGTGTACATCACGCACAAATAATCTATTGAGGTTGTAACTGTGACAGCAAGAATATAAATTAACAAGATGACGCATTCTTTTATGAGAATTCAAACTATGAAAACTGTTTTTTTCTCTTATTTTTATGTCAATCTAGTACTACTAATCAACTTCTCTCATTTAAAAAAAACAAGTATGTAATATTTGTGGTATGTTAAACATTACATTCATTAGCGCTGTTAATTTTGGAAGATCAGTGGGTCAAAATCCATAGACACTAATAAAATATTCATAACACTTTTATAAAAAGAAACTATTTTGAAAAACAATTGTTTTATTAGAACATTTTTGGATATTAAAGTGCTGTCTAACGTGAGATGActgtttttaaaaaaaaaatctattttcaattttcaattttcaatCATTTAGCGATGATTTTTTTAACCGACATAaaatttttattttgattttattttcaattttcaaCTATTAGTAGCGATTTTAAACCGACAAAAAATAATCATAGAAATTTTATGGTGGTTTAAAACCACCGCTAAATAGTGAAATAAAAAAAATAGCGCAAAAAAATGACCGCTTACGTGAAAGACCTATTAAAGTCATTCATGGTAGACTACGCCAATACTAGCACCTTATATGTTTATCTCTATGTATATGGGATATAAACATACAAACACTAGATTAAGTTGAGAAATGAAGCCTTATATTTTgccttatatttttcaaaatagGGTATGgtttaaaattttgtttttaaaggaACAAATGTTGGACAAGATACCAAAGTCAACGTGTTCAACATCTAATACTAGAATTGATAGATAATAAACAAACAAGATGATAAATCATAAGTAATAAAAGAGCAAAAAGAATTGTTAACCAAATTCAGTGTAAACAACTCCTATGTTTGGGGGACTTCCAATCCAATAAAGAAAATCAATTATTCAATAGAATTAGTACAAAATGTCTTAGATGAACAACTCATTATTCAATGTTCCTCTTTTTTATTCTACCTGTGCATTTCTATTTAGGACTTCCCCTAAATATGAAATCCCTCTCACTTTTTTTCAATCACTAACCCTAGAGATCAATACAGTAGTC containing:
- the LOC127086321 gene encoding VQ motif-containing protein 4; the protein is MEISSRFHHERENPSPMNSPKSNVSNCMSSSNSNNGIQIQTPPLTPKTIPRSDSNPYPTTFVQADTTTFKQVVQMLTGSSETTTSTTTTTTTTTSTTTRPNQDLPQHPTRNFNIPPIKTAPKKQGFKLYERRNSLKNSVLMLNTLMPNVLPRKQQQQYQQEILSPSLLDFPSLALSPVTPLNDDPFDKSSPSLGNSSSEEDKAIAEKGFYLHPSPITTPRDSEPQLLPLFPLSSPRLSQSSS